A part of Arachis hypogaea cultivar Tifrunner chromosome 12, arahy.Tifrunner.gnm2.J5K5, whole genome shotgun sequence genomic DNA contains:
- the LOC112729893 gene encoding uncharacterized protein, translating into MAHPTKKDAALEYDSKPTMNLKIKQHFAPVEHPQTNGLAEAANKVILHALKKKPDDAKGLWADLIPEVLWGYNTTPQSSTKETPFRLVYGSEAMIPLEISQSSIRTQLGEHDQARRAELDIIEEIRDIATLRQRAA; encoded by the exons ATGGCTCATCCAACAAAGAAGGATGCGGCGCTGGAATACGACTCGAAGCCGACGATG AACCTCAAAATCAAACAACATTTCGCCCCTGTTGAACATCCTCAGACGAACGGACTAGCAGAGGCAGCAAATAAAGTGATCTTGCACGCACTCAAGAAGAAGCCGGACGATGCAAAAGGGCTATGGGCCGACCTCATACCTGAAGTCCTATGGGGATATAATACAACACCCCAATCATCAACAAAAGAGACGCCGTTCCGACTTGTCTATGGATCTGAAGCAATGATACCACTAGAAATCTCCCAAAGCTCAATTAGGACACAGCTCGGCGAACATGATCAAGCTCGGCGAGCCGAGTTAGACATCATTGAAGAGATCCGAGATATAGCCACACTCAGACAACGCGCCGCATAG